The genomic DNA GGAAGCCAGACCCCGAATCGTTAAGAAGGATTGTCGATGCGCTGGACACCAACGGGGATTATTTGCTGGGGCGTACTTCCGATCCTTCGCCAACGGAGGAAATACAGGCGAGCATGTCCTTTTACGGCGGACCGGAAGCTTACACGGCGGATGAGATCGCTATGATGGAGGCCGCATTGAAGGCTTACCGCGAGCAGAAGAAAAAGCTTCTGGACAACCAATCCAATAATTAACTATAATGAAGGCAATACCCTGCAATCTCATTTATTCTCATTCAGGTCCTTAACCAGGACCTTTATTTGCACCTTCATACCGAACATACATTCCCATAAGAGGTGATATCCATGTTATTTTGTTATTATCAAGAGACCCATCTGGAGCAGTGGATTAACGCAAAGTACCGAAGCAGCGGCCTGCTTGATGCCGAGCAGCATGATATCGAGCGGATTGCGGAAGCTTT from Paenibacillus woosongensis includes the following:
- a CDS encoding helix-turn-helix domain-containing protein, whose translation is MHTLGDRIKHLRELKNLTQKDLASRAGLTTVQLSRYETNDRKPDPESLRRIVDALDTNGDYLLGRTSDPSPTEEIQASMSFYGGPEAYTADEIAMMEAALKAYREQKKKLLDNQSNN